DNA from Aphis gossypii isolate Hap1 chromosome 3, ASM2018417v2, whole genome shotgun sequence:
AAAGAACCATCTGAttcattaacaaataatataacttataaatgtaatcCAACATTAAAAGCAAACATTGACCATAATTTCTTCCTAATGGATGTACTAGATCAATGTGACAGCTTaactattgattatacatgatattcaattatatttatacttagtatAAAACTATCCACAcaagataggtacctaaaatgtTATTCACCTTAATAATtggatactataatatgtgaatgTGAGATTATGataacagaataatatattgtaacaacTAGAaacaattgataattaattttataatataattaaattaaacaagtaGATTTATAAGacgaattaatttatcaaaatgagTTAAATTCCTACCTCTACTCAAAGGTAATGATTGTGAGGAGGCTTAATCCCCCTCCCCCCAGaatgaatgtttaaaaaaatattaaacaagcatggcttattttgaaatttaagccCCCCtgaaattcaaacaaatctCAGTTTGAACCTCTACTATAGGTTATGCTCAGACGCTCAGTACTCAGACTCGAACGTCTTGAACCTGAATCTTAGGTAGTTGATCAGTATcagattgttataataatatgtcaacaCTCAACTCTCAAAGTACACTGTACGGAGTATACCGGTAGACGGTAGTCCCAAACTTGaaactatacactatacagtaagTACTCTGGTACTCAGTAGTCACCACGATTTAAGATACCTATACAGATATATAGATTTAAGTAATAAGTGTATCTTAAATCGTGGTAGTCACTAATCAGTAATCAGTACAACTTACTACTGTAGTGTAAAAAGTCTTGCAATCACTGTTTAATAATCACGTTACAGAATTACCGTAACATAGTTCGTGGTTATAAGTTTACAACAAGAAAGCTTATCAGTTTATCaggaaaaacataaaatgacAAGTTGACAACCGTCTACGTCCATCAACTTTACCAATGTCTCTAAATgagcaaatttttaattatgcacGAACAACGATtagatataagtacctatttagtcGTAGCTGAATTTTAGTCATATTGTTAGgatgattaaattatgattacgttttaatgttttcctAGTCATTTTACCATAAGTAGTTTTTTCTTTACAGCTGAAAACTGATCTCGACTCTTCTTTTAAACTAACTGTGAGTTATAAACATGAATAAACCCAATATTTCGCCTAAGAAAAAATCGAGCTTGTTAAGTATACTTcacttaagaaaaaaaaaaccaacgacACCCGATATTGATACATCAAAACaatcattttatcaattagATGGTCCATATCGTAATGTTTCTAATCCACTTAATAGAAGTACAAATGTTTCTTTATGTTGTGCAATAACCGAAACAACTAAGACACCATCTGATTTCCAAAATGGAGAAAACTCAAATGAACCTGATGTGTGTTCTTGTGCAGTGGAACCTCATACTTCTCATAAAAGGTCCTTGAGTTTGGGCTTACATTCAACTACCAACGGTGTTAATCCAGAATACAAAGAAACTGAATCAAATGAACTATCATCCCCTTCTTTGGAAAAATGTGAGAGGCTACGGAAAATATTTAGCAATGCACAACATGTTTCTGctgatagtataattattccaAAAACCACTAGTACAAATACAGCAGATTCAAAGCCAATTCGGCCATCATCTACAACTACTTTAACAGCatctgaatatttaaaaaaaactgaaactaaaaataactcaaTGGATAGTTTAGCCAGACAGGCTTTATTTGCAGTACAAGTACTACATCTTATTCCCACATCTGATGTTAAAGAACGGTAAAACATATCAATTaagattttgatttatttatttgaatatttgtatttgtgtacataaatgtatttattttatttttgttcagaAACTATTTGCATGGACGTATTGCAGGAAATTCTTTATTAGGAGCAATGGAATTAGAACGAGTCTTACATAATCGAGAAGTTCGTATTTATGTTGGAACATGGAACATGAATggccaagtaaataaaatgattaataaaatgaattgttgtatgtaattacaataattttataggcaCCTCCACCGGAACTAAATGAACTATTACTGCCTGATACTGTTCCTCATTTACCAGATATTCTTGCTATTGGTACCCAAGAAAGTTATCCTGATAAGTTTGAGTGGGAAGTAAATATTCAAGAAACTATTGGTCCATCACACATTCTTTTTCATTCTGCTTCATTAGGCACATTACATTTGGCCATTTATATAAGAAGAGATTTAATTTGGTTTTGCTCTGGTTAGAGTTGTTAATTAttcctatattttaaagagattcaaaaatattaagtatctatttatttttagtcccCGAAGAGTCAAGTTTTAGTACACGACCAGGAACTGCATTTCGAACAAAAGGTGCTGTTGCAAtatcattttctttatttggatcatcgattttatttataacttcacATCTTACTGCACATGTAGAAAAAGTTAAAGAACGTTTACAAGATGTGCgtagaattattaaatctttagAACTTCCAAAACTTCTGCctgttaaacataaaacaaaaggtacatgaattgtataaatttaagttatcaatcgtattaattaaaatcatttttcatgtttttagatgtaactaataattttgattatgtcTTTTGGTGCGGAGATTTAAACTTTAGATTGGCCCATTCACGATCTGAGGTAATGAAATGGGTAACACAGCATAGATTTCCTTTAGCTTCACCTATGCATCAAACACTTTCAGATCAACTAAATGACTGTATTTCAAACGGTAAGTCATGTTatgttaagttaattaatgatttaattattgtatttatttaacaaatgtcaacctaattttaaacttataatataaagtttaaattattggtaatgttagtataaaaattatagacagACCTAAAGAAGTATTTTGAGTATCAGTAAAGTTAAAgctattatctatagttttctccaatacaaaaaatattatctgcgTTTATAATAATCCACTCTTATgaactttgcattaaaaaattagcaatcaacatttaaacaatctaacaaatttatataaaattacaactgaaaatttgatttaattttactttcaacgggaaatagttttaaattttttttctgccaCTTCACTTAAGCCACcctagtaggtataatacttaagtattttaaaagggttttaactttttaaaattcctaTCTTAGGTTTGTCTATGATATGTTGTATTAATAGGTTAGTTCCAACACGCGTTCAAACTATCATAGAACTGTCGAAAGCATGCACAGTAGAATTCTCCTGTTCCAACTAGcctgaaatttaaattcaaactgtCAAACAGTTGTTCCAACACGTTATTAAACCAGTTTTATGACTGGTTATTGAGAGTCAAAACGATCCGCGGATTTTGACTGGACTGGGAGTCCGAGACACTGTTAGCatacatttatctattatctattttgCAATTGTGGACTGCacgattaaaaattacttttgtgGTGGCAGTCAGAAATGTGTTCCAACAGTAGTCAAAATGTATGATCAGTCCACATTAGCGCATGCGCTGTAAATCAATCGTGGATCAGTTGGCAACTAATCCTAAATTCCATGTTGGAACaaacctattattaaatacaaaaataaaatattccctatcttttattacttttgtattaaatcatattcttgttgctaataattttaataaaaatttaattagagtagaaataaagtaaatattttaataaaaaccagtTTCTACAGAAAACTCAACatcattatttaactatttctcaaattaataacatagtaACAGCAAGTTCAAGAagatgtaaaatacatttttaatagtaattatagctaggacttaatattatgttacatatttacgtgaac
Protein-coding regions in this window:
- the LOC114121233 gene encoding inositol polyphosphate 5-phosphatase E, with product MNKPNISPKKKSSLLSILHLRKKKPTTPDIDTSKQSFYQLDGPYRNVSNPLNRSTNVSLCCAITETTKTPSDFQNGENSNEPDVCSCAVEPHTSHKRSLSLGLHSTTNGVNPEYKETESNELSSPSLEKCERLRKIFSNAQHVSADSIIIPKTTSTNTADSKPIRPSSTTTLTASEYLKKTETKNNSMDSLARQALFAVQVLHLIPTSDVKERNYLHGRIAGNSLLGAMELERVLHNREVRIYVGTWNMNGQAPPPELNELLLPDTVPHLPDILAIGTQESYPDKFEWEVNIQETIGPSHILFHSASLGTLHLAIYIRRDLIWFCSVPEESSFSTRPGTAFRTKGAVAISFSLFGSSILFITSHLTAHVEKVKERLQDVRRIIKSLELPKLLPVKHKTKDVTNNFDYVFWCGDLNFRLAHSRSEVMKWVTQHRFPLASPMHQTLSDQLNDCISNGLVFRGFQEGPLTFAPTYKYDPGTEMFDTSAKQRTPSYTDRILYKCGKQQVLPSPSGSTCTSSSIECLTYCSVPSVCTSDHKPVWGLYKCSIRPGIDTMPLAAGQFNREVYLEAIKRRAASMDKRVGTSAVCNVQ